The following are encoded together in the Sphingomonas insulae genome:
- the ychF gene encoding redox-regulated ATPase YchF codes for MGFRCGIVGLPNVGKSTLFNALTETAAAQAANYPFCTIEPNVGNVAVPDPRLYALAAIAGSAKIIETQLAFVDIAGLVRGASKGEGLGNQFLGNIREVDAIVHVLRCFTDGDVTHVEGKVDPIADAETVETELMLSDLESLEKRVPNLVKKGQQGDKEAKIGAAVLGQALELLREGKPARLTVPKDAEEARVFAAAQLITAKPVLYVCNVDEGDAANGNALSARVFEKAKAEGAEAVVVSAAIEAEIATMAPEDRGEFLAELGLEETGLARVITAGYKLLHLLTFFTVGPKEARAWTVHAGARAPNAAGEIHTDFERGFIRAETIAYDDYIACKGEAGARETGKLRAEGKDYVVHDGDVMLFRFNV; via the coding sequence ATGGGTTTCCGCTGCGGCATCGTGGGCCTGCCCAACGTCGGCAAGTCCACCCTCTTCAACGCCCTGACCGAGACGGCGGCGGCGCAGGCGGCCAATTACCCGTTCTGCACGATCGAGCCGAACGTCGGCAACGTCGCGGTCCCCGATCCGCGCCTGTACGCGCTGGCCGCGATCGCCGGATCGGCCAAGATCATCGAGACGCAGCTCGCCTTCGTCGACATCGCCGGACTGGTCCGTGGCGCATCGAAGGGCGAGGGCCTGGGCAACCAGTTCCTCGGCAACATCCGCGAGGTCGATGCGATCGTCCACGTGCTGCGCTGCTTCACCGATGGCGACGTCACCCACGTCGAGGGCAAGGTCGACCCGATCGCCGATGCCGAGACGGTGGAAACCGAGCTGATGCTGTCCGACCTGGAAAGCCTCGAAAAGCGCGTGCCGAACCTCGTCAAGAAGGGCCAGCAGGGCGACAAGGAGGCCAAGATCGGCGCGGCCGTGCTCGGCCAGGCGCTGGAATTACTGCGCGAGGGCAAGCCGGCGCGGCTGACGGTCCCCAAGGATGCCGAGGAGGCGCGCGTTTTCGCCGCGGCGCAGCTCATCACCGCCAAGCCGGTGCTGTACGTCTGCAACGTCGACGAGGGCGATGCCGCGAACGGCAATGCGCTGTCCGCCAGGGTGTTCGAAAAGGCGAAGGCGGAGGGTGCCGAGGCGGTCGTCGTCTCCGCCGCGATCGAGGCGGAGATCGCGACGATGGCGCCCGAGGATCGCGGCGAGTTCCTGGCCGAACTGGGGCTTGAGGAAACCGGCCTCGCCCGGGTCATCACCGCCGGATACAAGCTGCTCCACCTGCTGACGTTCTTTACCGTAGGCCCGAAGGAGGCGCGCGCCTGGACCGTCCACGCCGGCGCCAGGGCCCCGAATGCGGCGGGCGAGATCCACACCGATTTCGAACGCGGCTTCATCCGTGCCGAGACGATCGCCTATGACGATTACATCGCGTGCAAGGGCGAGGCCGGCGCACGCGAAACGGGCAAGCTGCGCGCCGAGGGCAAGGACTATGTCGTCCACGACGGCGACGTGATGCTGTTCCGCTTCAACGTGTGA
- a CDS encoding alkaline phosphatase family protein, which yields MRLIPLAVLAASLGACALPYTPPALSPVTQPAPQNAGATLPPAPMPRTNGAPVTILVSIDGFRPAYLQRGVTPNLNALAAGGVSASMRPSFPSVTFPNHWTLVTGKVPDHHGVVGNKMEDPARPGETFTMASDDPFWWNAAEPIWVTAEKAGVRTATMFWPGANVGWGGTIIPNSHGAIANATRPEDWQQFNQAVTGAQRVDAVIDWMRRPAAMRPRFVTLYFDTVDSAGHANGPQAPATTQAVADVDVQIGRLVQGLRDLDQPANLVIVADHGMAATDSARTIALDQVANAADYRPFEFGPYATLFPVTGHEAALEAALFKPHAHMTCWRKGAVPARFRYGTNPRIPPYVCLAEPGWLILKSAATDAFHGGAHGYDNRAPDMAALFIANGPAFVGGKRIVSFDNTDINPLLRDLIGLPAAPGLDGDDAPFRQVLKR from the coding sequence GTGAGACTGATTCCCCTCGCCGTTCTTGCCGCATCGCTCGGTGCCTGCGCGCTGCCCTACACGCCGCCGGCGCTGTCACCGGTAACGCAGCCGGCCCCGCAGAATGCGGGTGCAACGCTGCCCCCCGCCCCGATGCCGCGCACCAACGGCGCCCCGGTCACGATCCTCGTCTCGATCGACGGCTTCCGGCCCGCTTATTTGCAACGGGGCGTGACGCCGAACCTCAACGCGCTGGCGGCGGGCGGGGTTTCCGCATCGATGCGGCCGTCCTTCCCCTCCGTCACCTTCCCCAATCACTGGACGCTGGTGACCGGCAAGGTCCCGGATCACCACGGCGTCGTCGGCAACAAGATGGAAGACCCGGCCCGCCCCGGCGAAACCTTTACCATGGCGAGCGACGACCCCTTCTGGTGGAACGCCGCCGAGCCGATCTGGGTGACCGCGGAAAAGGCGGGGGTGCGGACCGCGACGATGTTCTGGCCGGGCGCCAACGTCGGCTGGGGCGGGACGATCATCCCCAACAGCCATGGCGCGATCGCCAACGCGACCCGGCCCGAGGACTGGCAGCAGTTCAACCAGGCGGTGACCGGTGCACAACGCGTCGATGCGGTGATCGACTGGATGCGCCGCCCGGCGGCGATGCGCCCGCGATTCGTGACGCTGTATTTCGATACGGTCGACAGCGCCGGCCACGCCAACGGGCCGCAGGCACCCGCGACGACGCAGGCGGTGGCGGACGTCGACGTACAGATCGGCCGGCTGGTGCAGGGGCTGCGCGACCTCGACCAGCCCGCCAATCTGGTGATCGTCGCCGATCACGGCATGGCGGCGACCGACAGCGCCCGGACCATCGCACTCGACCAGGTGGCGAATGCGGCGGACTATCGGCCGTTCGAATTCGGCCCCTATGCGACGCTGTTCCCGGTCACCGGCCACGAAGCGGCGCTGGAAGCCGCGCTGTTCAAACCACACGCACACATGACCTGCTGGCGCAAGGGCGCGGTGCCGGCGCGCTTCCGCTACGGCACCAACCCGCGCATTCCGCCGTACGTCTGCCTGGCCGAACCCGGCTGGCTGATCCTGAAGAGCGCGGCGACCGATGCCTTTCACGGCGGCGCGCACGGTTACGACAATCGCGCACCCGACATGGCAGCGCTGTTCATCGCCAACGGCCCGGCGTTCGTCGGCGGCAAGCGGATCGTCAGCTTCGACAATACCGACATCAACCCGCTGCTGCGCGACCTGATCGGCCTGCCCGCCGCGCCGGGGCTGGACGGCGACGATGCACCGTTTAGGCAGGTGCTGAAACGATAG
- a CDS encoding MaoC family dehydratase, producing the protein MQYFEDIEVGSKASFGDYAVTRDEVVAFAEKYDPQPFHLSDEAAAQTHFGRLSASGWHTCAMTMAMLVAHLKANAQAGLGSPGIDELRWLTPVYPGDRLRCESEVLEKRRSASRPEMGIFKSRMAVFNQHDVMVMTFVSNGLVATREQ; encoded by the coding sequence GTGCAGTATTTCGAGGATATCGAGGTCGGCTCGAAGGCCAGCTTTGGCGACTATGCGGTGACCCGGGACGAAGTGGTCGCCTTTGCCGAGAAATACGATCCGCAGCCGTTCCACCTGTCCGACGAGGCCGCCGCGCAGACGCATTTCGGCCGGCTGTCGGCGAGCGGCTGGCATACCTGCGCGATGACGATGGCGATGCTGGTGGCGCATCTCAAGGCGAATGCGCAGGCCGGGCTCGGATCGCCGGGAATCGACGAGCTGCGCTGGCTGACGCCGGTCTATCCCGGCGACCGGCTACGCTGCGAGAGCGAGGTGCTGGAAAAGCGGCGGTCCGCCAGCCGGCCCGAGATGGGGATCTTCAAGAGCCGGATGGCGGTGTTCAACCAGCACGACGTGATGGTGATGACGTTCGTGTCGAACGGGCTCGTCGCGACGCGCGAGCAATAG
- a CDS encoding adenine phosphoribosyltransferase, with translation MNDDLKALIRTIPDFPKPGIQFRDITTLLLDPAGYATTIDRMVRATIGKVDLVAGIEARGFLFAAALAVPLNAGVLLIRKDGKLPGATIAEDYALEYGQDRIAMHEDALVPGQRVLLVDDLIATGGTARAAIRLLRKAGATVDQVQFVVDLPDLGGADALRAGGVRVDSLIRFAGH, from the coding sequence ATGAACGACGACCTCAAGGCGCTGATCCGCACGATCCCGGACTTTCCAAAGCCCGGCATCCAGTTTCGCGACATCACCACGCTGCTGCTCGATCCCGCCGGTTATGCGACGACGATCGACCGGATGGTGCGCGCCACCATCGGCAAGGTCGATCTGGTCGCCGGGATCGAGGCGCGCGGATTCCTGTTCGCCGCCGCGCTGGCGGTGCCGCTGAACGCCGGGGTGCTGCTGATCCGCAAGGACGGCAAGTTGCCCGGTGCGACCATCGCCGAGGATTACGCGCTCGAATACGGGCAGGATCGCATCGCCATGCACGAGGATGCGCTGGTCCCCGGCCAGCGCGTCCTGCTGGTCGACGACCTGATCGCCACCGGCGGCACCGCCCGCGCCGCCATCCGCCTGCTTCGCAAGGCCGGCGCGACGGTCGACCAGGTGCAGTTCGTCGTCGACCTGCCCGATCTCGGCGGCGCGGATGCGCTGCGTGCGGGCGGCGTGCGCGTCGATTCGCTGATCCGCTTCGCTGGTCATTAA
- a CDS encoding cytochrome c1, which produces MPRIIASLIGAAFVFVLAIALFGTAKTAIEEPAAESAEHVFHLHPEDIGLASNGFFGKYDNQQLQRGFQVYKEVCSACHSLKYVAFRDLAKIGYTEPEVKAIANQWVIEQPSINPETGEAATRKNVASDHFPSPFANEVAARAANNNALPPDLSLMAKARHDGSNYIHALLTGYRAQPAALLKEFPGAKTPTGLHYNPYFANLNIAMPPPLTSTGQVTYSDGTKATVDQMARDVSAFLTWTAEPNLNTRHAAGLAVAIFLLVFCFLAWGAYQNVWRDVKH; this is translated from the coding sequence ATGCCTCGCATCATCGCATCCCTCATCGGCGCGGCGTTCGTCTTCGTGCTCGCGATCGCGCTCTTCGGCACTGCCAAGACCGCGATCGAGGAGCCGGCGGCGGAAAGCGCCGAGCACGTCTTCCACCTGCATCCCGAGGATATCGGGCTGGCGTCGAACGGCTTCTTCGGAAAGTATGACAACCAGCAGCTGCAGCGCGGCTTTCAGGTGTACAAGGAGGTCTGCTCGGCCTGCCACAGCCTGAAGTACGTGGCGTTCCGCGATCTCGCCAAGATCGGCTATACCGAACCCGAGGTGAAGGCGATCGCCAACCAGTGGGTGATCGAACAGCCGAGCATCAACCCGGAGACGGGTGAGGCCGCGACGCGCAAGAACGTCGCGTCCGACCACTTCCCGTCGCCGTTCGCCAACGAGGTCGCCGCCCGCGCCGCCAACAACAACGCGCTGCCGCCCGACCTGTCGCTGATGGCCAAGGCGCGCCACGACGGTTCCAACTACATCCACGCGCTGCTGACCGGCTATCGCGCGCAGCCTGCGGCGTTGCTGAAGGAATTCCCCGGCGCCAAGACGCCCACGGGCCTGCACTACAACCCCTATTTCGCGAACCTCAACATCGCGATGCCGCCGCCGCTGACCTCGACGGGGCAGGTGACCTATTCGGATGGGACCAAGGCGACCGTCGACCAGATGGCGCGCGACGTGTCGGCGTTCCTGACCTGGACCGCGGAACCCAACCTCAACACCCGCCATGCGGCCGGTCTTGCGGTGGCGATCTTCCTGCTGGTCTTCTGCTTCCTGGCATGGGGCGCCTATCAGAACGTCTGGCGCGACGTGAAGCATTGA
- a CDS encoding cytochrome b: MSFPWAKHYEPKQPLMRWLDEKLPLPRLVYNAVGAGYPVPRNLNYFWNFGVLAGAALAIQIVTGIVLAMHFAANSGVAFGSVESIMRDVNAGWFLRYAHANGASMFLAVVYIHIGRGLYYGSYKAPREMVWLLGVVIFLLMMATAFMGYVLPWGQMSFWGAQVITGFFSAIPLVGDTVRVWLLGGFAPDNATLNRFFSLHYLLPFVIAGVIILHIWALHIPGSNNPTGVEVKGEQDTVPFHPYYTAKDGVGVGVFMLIFALLIFFSPNLLGHPDNYIEANPLSTPAHIVPEWYFLPFYAILKSFTANFILPAKLWGVLAMFGSILLLFFLPWLDTSPVRSANYRPKYRIFLGVLLLDVVVLAYVGGAEANARNVILGQIASAYYFAHFLIILPWVARSERPRPLPNSITEAVLAKQGGTSPTQSAAQLLTTPAAHA; this comes from the coding sequence ATGAGCTTTCCCTGGGCCAAGCATTATGAGCCGAAGCAGCCGCTGATGCGGTGGCTGGACGAGAAGCTGCCGCTGCCGCGCCTCGTCTACAACGCCGTCGGCGCGGGCTATCCCGTGCCGCGCAACCTCAACTATTTCTGGAACTTCGGCGTCCTCGCCGGCGCCGCACTGGCGATCCAGATCGTCACCGGCATCGTGCTGGCGATGCATTTCGCCGCGAATTCGGGCGTCGCCTTCGGCTCGGTCGAAAGCATCATGCGCGACGTCAATGCGGGCTGGTTCCTGCGCTACGCGCACGCCAACGGCGCCTCGATGTTCCTCGCCGTCGTCTACATCCATATCGGCCGCGGCCTCTATTACGGGTCGTACAAGGCCCCGCGCGAGATGGTGTGGCTGCTCGGCGTCGTCATCTTCCTGCTGATGATGGCGACCGCGTTCATGGGCTATGTGCTGCCATGGGGGCAAATGAGCTTCTGGGGCGCGCAGGTCATCACCGGCTTCTTCTCGGCGATCCCGCTGGTCGGCGACACCGTCCGCGTCTGGTTGCTCGGCGGTTTCGCGCCGGACAATGCGACGCTCAATCGCTTCTTCTCGCTGCACTATCTGCTGCCGTTCGTGATCGCCGGCGTCATCATCCTGCACATCTGGGCGCTGCACATTCCGGGTTCGAACAACCCGACCGGGGTCGAGGTGAAGGGCGAACAGGACACGGTGCCGTTCCATCCCTATTACACCGCCAAGGACGGCGTCGGCGTCGGCGTGTTCATGCTGATCTTCGCGCTGCTGATCTTCTTCAGCCCGAACCTGCTCGGCCACCCGGACAATTATATCGAGGCGAACCCGCTCTCGACGCCCGCGCACATCGTGCCGGAATGGTATTTCCTGCCGTTCTACGCGATCCTCAAGAGCTTCACCGCCAACTTCATCCTGCCGGCCAAGCTGTGGGGCGTGCTGGCGATGTTCGGCTCGATCCTGCTGCTGTTCTTCCTGCCGTGGCTGGACACGTCGCCGGTGCGTTCGGCGAACTACCGTCCGAAGTATCGCATCTTCCTGGGCGTGCTGTTGCTCGACGTCGTCGTGCTCGCCTATGTCGGCGGGGCGGAAGCCAACGCGCGCAACGTCATCCTGGGGCAGATCGCCTCGGCCTATTATTTCGCGCACTTCCTGATCATCCTGCCGTGGGTCGCCCGCTCGGAGCGGCCGCGCCCGCTGCCGAATTCGATCACGGAAGCGGTGCTCGCGAAGCAGGGCGGCACCAGCCCGACGCAGTCGGCGGCGCAGCTGCTGACGACGCCCGCGGCGCACGCCTGA
- the petA gene encoding ubiquinol-cytochrome c reductase iron-sulfur subunit has protein sequence MVPPGESPEPFHEEVHDPRRRDFINIAAVSFAGVGVLAIVLPLINQMNPSADVLAQSTTEIDLSKIQPGQAIKSQFRKQPLFVRNLTPAEIAEANKVDVGSLRDPQTLAERTKPGKENWLITLGVCTHLGCVPLGAGEGENKGPFGGYFCPCHGSAYDTAARIRQGPAPKNLVVPDYAFNSDTVVTVG, from the coding sequence ATGGTTCCTCCCGGTGAATCGCCGGAGCCGTTCCACGAGGAAGTCCACGACCCCCGCCGCCGCGATTTCATCAATATCGCCGCCGTGTCCTTTGCCGGTGTCGGCGTGCTGGCGATCGTGCTGCCGCTCATCAACCAGATGAACCCCTCGGCCGACGTGCTCGCGCAGTCGACGACCGAGATCGACCTTTCCAAGATCCAGCCGGGACAGGCGATCAAGTCGCAGTTCCGCAAGCAGCCGCTGTTCGTGCGCAACCTGACGCCCGCGGAAATCGCCGAGGCGAACAAGGTTGACGTCGGCAGCCTGCGCGATCCCCAGACCCTCGCCGAGCGGACCAAGCCCGGCAAGGAAAACTGGCTCATCACGCTCGGCGTCTGCACCCATCTCGGCTGCGTGCCGCTCGGCGCGGGCGAGGGCGAGAACAAGGGGCCGTTCGGCGGGTATTTCTGCCCGTGCCACGGGTCGGCCTACGATACCGCGGCGCGCATCCGCCAGGGACCGGCGCCCAAGAACCTCGTCGTTCCCGATTATGCGTTCAATTCCGACACCGTCGTCACGGTCGGCTAA
- a CDS encoding tRNA (cytidine(34)-2'-O)-methyltransferase — MTTALRIALYQPDIAGNVGAVMRTCACLGIALDLIEPMGFQWDDKRVARAAMDYIDHVALTRHVDWDAFAKQAQGRLVLLTTRGATPLHEFAFRPDDVLLFGRESAGVPDSVHARADARVVIPMAAGLRSMNLSVSAGIVAAEALRQTGGWP, encoded by the coding sequence ATGACGACCGCCCTGCGCATCGCGCTGTACCAACCCGATATCGCCGGCAATGTCGGCGCCGTGATGCGCACCTGCGCCTGCCTGGGGATCGCCCTCGACCTGATCGAGCCGATGGGCTTCCAGTGGGACGACAAGCGCGTCGCGCGGGCGGCGATGGACTATATCGACCACGTCGCACTGACCCGCCACGTCGACTGGGACGCCTTTGCGAAGCAGGCGCAGGGCCGGCTGGTGCTGCTGACCACGCGAGGGGCGACGCCGTTGCACGAGTTCGCCTTTCGCCCGGACGACGTGCTGCTGTTCGGACGCGAGAGCGCGGGTGTGCCCGACTCGGTGCATGCGCGCGCCGACGCGCGCGTGGTGATCCCGATGGCGGCGGGGCTGCGATCGATGAACCTGTCGGTGTCGGCGGGGATCGTCGCGGCGGAGGCGTTGCGTCAGACGGGCGGCTGGCCCTGA
- a CDS encoding AcvB/VirJ family lysyl-phosphatidylglycerol hydrolase: MCTFVAAAGYFDRDPVHVYPAVPPAADIAVVNVSGDMGLRFLLGASTSRGLTAHHLPVVGIASPVVFRRRRTRAEVDAFMADVVRTALARTGRSRIVVMGQSYGADIVQTGLANLPADLRRHVAAIVLVLPGDSVFFRADPTGWSYHGTPDNVAATTANTLTWAPLTCIYGVEEDDSLCPLLHVPGAHIIGMPGGHNIRHDETGLLNHVLAAIRAV, from the coding sequence GTGTGCACCTTCGTCGCCGCCGCCGGCTATTTCGACAGGGACCCCGTCCACGTCTATCCGGCGGTGCCACCGGCGGCGGATATCGCGGTCGTCAACGTTTCCGGCGACATGGGGCTGCGCTTCCTGCTCGGCGCGTCGACCTCGCGCGGGTTGACCGCGCATCACCTGCCGGTGGTCGGCATCGCCTCGCCCGTCGTCTTCCGGCGGCGGCGGACCCGGGCGGAGGTGGACGCCTTCATGGCCGATGTCGTCCGCACCGCCCTGGCCCGCACAGGCCGATCGCGGATCGTGGTGATGGGGCAATCCTATGGCGCGGACATCGTGCAGACGGGGCTGGCGAACCTGCCCGCCGATCTGCGCCGCCACGTGGCGGCGATCGTGCTGGTCCTGCCGGGCGATTCGGTGTTCTTCCGCGCCGACCCGACCGGCTGGTCGTATCACGGCACGCCGGACAACGTTGCGGCCACCACCGCCAATACGCTGACCTGGGCACCGCTTACCTGCATCTATGGCGTCGAGGAGGACGACAGCCTGTGTCCGCTGCTGCACGTGCCGGGTGCGCACATCATCGGCATGCCGGGCGGGCATAACATCCGCCACGACGAAACCGGGCTTCTGAACCATGTGCTCGCCGCGATCCGGGCGGTTTGA
- the hemF gene encoding oxygen-dependent coproporphyrinogen oxidase: MLTLDAEQTAARSWFEHLRDRICAEFEAIEREAGSDAAFDYIAWDRTDPSGEPGGANDGGGGVRGVMKGKVFEKVGVNVSTVGGHLDGDFGKTIHGAGEDPRFFATGISLVAHMVNPHVPAVHMNTRFLVTTKRWFGGGADLNPPLPVAGDTADFHATLQAACDAHDPAHYPRFKAWADEYFYIPHRKVHRGVGGIFYDHLEGDFAANLAFTRAVGEAFLDVYPRIVRRRMNDAFDAADVAAQRNWRGRYAEFNLVYDRGTLFGLKTGGNIDAILMSLPPLATWE; this comes from the coding sequence ATGCTGACCCTCGACGCCGAACAGACCGCCGCCCGTAGCTGGTTCGAACATCTGCGCGATCGGATCTGTGCCGAATTCGAGGCGATCGAGCGCGAGGCGGGATCGGACGCGGCGTTCGACTATATCGCTTGGGATCGCACCGACCCGTCGGGCGAGCCGGGCGGCGCCAATGATGGCGGAGGGGGCGTCCGCGGCGTGATGAAGGGCAAGGTGTTCGAGAAGGTCGGCGTCAACGTCTCGACCGTCGGCGGGCATCTTGACGGCGATTTCGGCAAGACCATCCACGGCGCGGGCGAGGACCCGCGGTTCTTCGCCACCGGCATCAGCCTGGTCGCGCACATGGTTAATCCGCACGTTCCCGCCGTGCACATGAACACCCGCTTCCTGGTGACGACCAAACGGTGGTTCGGCGGCGGCGCCGACCTCAACCCGCCCCTGCCGGTGGCCGGCGACACCGCCGATTTCCACGCCACGCTGCAGGCGGCCTGCGACGCCCACGATCCGGCGCATTACCCCCGCTTCAAGGCGTGGGCGGACGAGTATTTCTATATCCCCCACCGCAAGGTCCATCGCGGTGTCGGCGGCATCTTCTACGACCATCTGGAGGGCGATTTCGCCGCCAACCTCGCCTTCACCCGGGCGGTCGGCGAAGCGTTCCTGGACGTCTATCCGCGAATCGTGCGGCGGCGGATGAACGATGCCTTCGATGCGGCGGACGTGGCGGCGCAGCGCAACTGGCGCGGCCGCTATGCCGAATTCAACCTCGTCTACGATCGCGGCACGCTGTTCGGGCTGAAGACGGGCGGCAACATCGATGCGATCCTGATGAGCCTGCCGCCGCTCGCCACGTGGGAGTGA
- the lipB gene encoding lipoyl(octanoyl) transferase LipB translates to MTAGNATDVAGHVHEDVDGIEWRVSPGLTPYDEALATMEARAAAVLAGEARELIWLLEHPPIYTAGTSASDADLIDPRFPVVATGRGGKHTYHGPGQRIVYMVLDLNARGRDVRCFVHAVEGWVIAALGEYGVSAFRAEGRVGIWTRDGGPEAKIGAIGVRVRRWITLHGLAVNIDPDLSHFNGIVPCGLPEYPVTSLAALGHDPALATFDAALAFTAPAFLSSLSCTAEKRGLENEA, encoded by the coding sequence ATGACGGCAGGGAATGCGACGGACGTGGCGGGCCACGTGCACGAGGACGTGGACGGCATCGAATGGCGCGTGTCGCCGGGCCTGACACCCTATGACGAAGCGCTGGCGACGATGGAGGCGCGCGCAGCGGCGGTGCTGGCGGGCGAGGCACGCGAGCTCATCTGGCTGCTGGAGCATCCGCCGATCTACACCGCGGGCACGAGCGCGTCGGACGCCGACCTGATCGATCCGCGCTTTCCGGTCGTAGCGACGGGGCGTGGCGGCAAGCACACCTATCATGGGCCGGGCCAGCGCATCGTCTACATGGTGCTCGACCTCAACGCCCGTGGCCGCGACGTGCGCTGCTTCGTCCATGCCGTCGAAGGCTGGGTGATCGCGGCGCTCGGCGAATATGGCGTGTCGGCCTTTCGCGCCGAAGGACGCGTCGGCATCTGGACCCGCGATGGTGGGCCGGAGGCGAAGATCGGAGCGATCGGCGTGCGCGTCCGGCGCTGGATCACGCTGCATGGCCTGGCGGTCAACATCGACCCAGACCTTAGCCATTTCAACGGCATCGTGCCGTGCGGCCTGCCCGAATATCCGGTCACCAGCCTTGCCGCCCTGGGCCATGATCCCGCCCTTGCAACCTTTGACGCGGCCCTGGCGTTCACCGCTCCGGCGTTCTTGTCGTCGCTCTCCTGCACTGCCGAAAAGCGTGGATTGGAAAACGAGGCTTGA
- the queE gene encoding 7-carboxy-7-deazaguanine synthase, producing MSYAVKEMFLTLQGEGVNAGRRAVFVRFAGCNLWSGREQDRRTAICQFCDTDFVGTDGLGGGKFGEAAALVAAVENFWGDGVAERFVVLTGGEPMLQIDDALVDALHAAGFRIAVETNGTLAAHPGIDWICVSPKANSVVVQRSGDELKLVWPQPGTDIDEVERWDFAHRLLQPMDDARGAANVEAAIAVVMERPHWRLSLQTHKYLGLR from the coding sequence ATGAGCTATGCGGTCAAGGAGATGTTCCTCACCCTGCAGGGCGAGGGGGTCAACGCCGGACGGCGGGCGGTATTCGTCCGCTTCGCCGGCTGCAACCTGTGGAGCGGGCGCGAGCAGGATCGCAGAACGGCGATCTGCCAATTCTGCGACACCGATTTCGTCGGCACCGATGGCCTGGGCGGTGGCAAGTTCGGCGAGGCCGCGGCGCTGGTCGCGGCGGTCGAGAATTTCTGGGGCGATGGCGTAGCCGAGCGCTTCGTCGTGCTCACCGGGGGCGAACCGATGCTCCAGATCGACGATGCTCTGGTCGATGCGTTGCACGCCGCCGGGTTCCGCATCGCGGTGGAGACCAACGGCACCCTAGCCGCGCATCCGGGCATCGACTGGATCTGCGTCAGTCCCAAGGCGAACAGCGTCGTGGTGCAACGGAGCGGTGACGAGCTGAAGCTGGTCTGGCCCCAGCCGGGAACGGATATCGACGAGGTGGAACGCTGGGACTTCGCGCATCGGCTGTTGCAGCCGATGGACGACGCCCGCGGGGCCGCCAACGTCGAAGCGGCGATCGCCGTGGTGATGGAGCGTCCGCACTGGCGCCTGTCGCTGCAGACGCACAAATACCTGGGGCTGCGCTAG
- the queC gene encoding 7-cyano-7-deazaguanine synthase QueC has product MTNAPLAVVLVSGGLDSMISAASAREAGYRLLALSVDYNQRHRVELAAARRVAVALGAERHIVLPLDLSAFGGSALTDDIDVPKDGVGTEDGGGIPVTYVPARNTIFLSLALGWAEAAGARDLFIGVNALDYSGYPDCRPEFISAFESLAEIATKAGVEGAPFKIHAPLQHMTKADIVREGTRLGLDMGISWSCYDPAPGSVHCGSCDSCRLRSKGFQEAGIPDPTVYAVQP; this is encoded by the coding sequence ATGACTAACGCACCTTTGGCCGTCGTGCTCGTCTCGGGCGGGCTCGATTCGATGATCTCCGCCGCCAGCGCGCGAGAGGCTGGCTATCGCCTGCTCGCCCTGTCGGTCGACTATAACCAGCGGCACCGTGTCGAGCTGGCGGCGGCGCGCCGCGTCGCCGTGGCGCTCGGCGCCGAGCGCCATATCGTCCTGCCGCTCGACCTGTCGGCATTCGGTGGTTCGGCGCTGACCGATGATATCGACGTGCCGAAGGATGGCGTCGGGACGGAAGACGGTGGCGGTATTCCGGTCACCTACGTTCCCGCGCGCAACACCATCTTCCTCAGCCTGGCGCTCGGCTGGGCAGAGGCGGCGGGCGCGCGCGACCTGTTCATCGGCGTCAACGCGCTCGATTATTCGGGTTATCCCGATTGCAGGCCGGAATTCATCAGCGCCTTCGAAAGCCTCGCGGAGATCGCCACCAAGGCCGGCGTCGAGGGTGCTCCGTTCAAGATCCACGCGCCGCTCCAGCATATGACAAAGGCGGATATCGTGCGCGAGGGGACGCGGCTGGGCCTGGACATGGGGATCAGCTGGTCGTGCTACGATCCGGCGCCGGGCAGCGTCCATTGCGGCAGCTGCGACAGCTGCCGCCTGCGATCCAAGGGGTTCCAGGAAGCCGGCATTCCCGATCCCACGGTCTACGCCGTCCAGCCGTGA